The nucleotide sequence TGTCTTCCAGCCGAGCTGCTGGGCAACTTCATAGGAATAGCTCTTCTGACCGTTGATCCGTACCGGATTCTTGCTGTTTAAGAGAAAAACATCATATTTTTCTGTCAGTTCCTCCACGATTCTCATGCAGTCGTCAAACACTCCGGGCAGTTCGATTACTGTTGCGCCCGACCCCAGAGGCTGGGATAGCTGTTGGGGGGTCACCTTCCCCCTGGGGAGGAGGACCACCGACTTCACACGGCCCTTCGGAAGGTAGGAAAGGTAAAGAGCCGCGGCGGCGCTCGTGTCTCCCGTACTGGCACAGATGCCCAGCACCTGGGAAATGCTGCGTTTCCGGATGGAATAATTCAGGTAGCTGATGGCGCTGGCCATCCCTCTGTCCTTGAAGCTGGCCGAGGGGTTGAGCCCGTCGTTTTTTACGAAGAAGGGCGCCCCGACCCATCGCGAAAGATCGTTGTTGGCCTGTACCAGAGCAGTGTGGCCTTCCCCCAGATAGATTACATCTTCCGGTTCAATGGCGGGAAGGATAAGCTCGTGGAAGAGAAAGATGCCCGAAAGGGAAGGGGCGTTTGACATCCTGCGCCGGTCAAAAGTTTTCTGCCAATCCTCTCCGGAGGTCTGTTTTAACGTATCAAAGGAAAGGTCCTCAAGTTTGAGCAGGGAACCGCAGGAAGGACAGGTATAAAGGAACTCGTCCAGGGAATGATGGGCGCCGCATCCGATGCAGTGGTATACGACGTTCCCCCTGTAGGTTGGCAGGCTATCCCCTGAAGTGGCTGCCAATTTGGTTTTTCCCATCCGTGTACCCTCGCTTTTTAAATAGTCCGTCAGTTGCGTAAACCACGGTGGATAATATCAGCCTTTTTTCCCCATCGCAACCGGGCGGGGACCTTGACAGGGAGGGGAGACCCGTTCTATTGGTGTGGTTATGATCTCGGATAAAAAACCCATGCCCGGGTCCTGGCTTCCGCAGGCCACCAAAACATCCCCCCGCTGGATGTCCATGTTTGTCTTGGTCCTTCTCATTACGTTGGCGATTATCGCATTCCTCAGCTACAGAAGCATCCGTATCGAGAGGGGGCTCCTGGAGGAGACCCTGTTCAGACAGGCCGACGGCCTGGCGAGGGGACTGGAGGCAAGCGTACGAACAGGAATGATGCGTTCCTCCTGGGAGGAGGGAGCCCTGGAAGCCCTGTTGGCCGAGACGGCTGCTGAGGCCGACATACTGGCCCTTATGGTTGTCGGGCCGGATGGAGCCATCCTCGGCGCTGGCGGCCGCCCGCCCCGGAGCGCTCTCCTGAAAGAACTTCTGGCCTCGCCACCGCAGCCCGGGGGACCGCCTCAAGGCCATTTTCTCTCCGAGGCGGGTCTCTACGTCTACAGTAAATCCTTCGCTGAGGCGGGCTCGGGAGGCATGGGCAGGATGATGGGCCGAATGATGGGGCGAGGCTACCAGAGCAGGCCGATCCCGGACAATTCGTGGATCATGGTCATCATGGACGCCGGCGCCCCCCTGTCCCTGAGGGCCCGGCAATTGAGGGGGAGTATCATGCTGGCCCTGCTCCTCGCGGCGGCTGCCTCCGGGATTCTGGGCTGGGTTTTCTGGAGCCAGCGGGCGAAAGAGGTTACCGCGGCCCTTTCCAGGACCGAATCCTACGCCCAGGAGCTCGTCCGGCGGATGCCCGTGGGAATGATAATGACGGACGGGCAGGGGAAGGTTGTCATGGTTAACCCGGCCTCGTTATCCCTCCTGAAAAAACGGGATGAAAAAAAGCTCCTCGGGGCCAGGATCTCCTCCATATTTCCACCGGAGATTCTTCCGCCTGAGCGTATTCTTCGGGGCAAAGGGCCATATATCACCGAGGGGAGCCTGCCTGTGGGGAAGGACAATGAAATGCGGATCAGCATCACGGCCACCGCGCTGACCGGAGAGGAGGAGAGCCCATCCGAGATGTTGATCCTCTTCCAGGATGTGACCGAATTTCATTCCCTTCGGGACAGGTTGGCGCACGCCGAAAGGCTGGCAGAAGTGGGTAAACTGGCTTCGACCGTTGCCCATGAGATCCGCAATCCTTTAAGCTCCATCCGGGGGTTCGCCCAGCTTCTTAAGGACAAGGTTCCTGAGGAATACGCCCGTTATACCGAGGTGATGGTCGATGAGGTCGATCGTCTTAACAGGGTTGTAAGCGGCTTGCTTTCCTATGCCCGGGCCGAGACCCCTCACATGGAGCGGTGGCCGGTCGCCGAGGTTCTTGAACACGTCAGCGCCCTGTCTGAAAGCGACAGCCGGTCCAGAGATGTTTCTTTGAGAACAGGCCAGATACCCGAGGATCTCCACGGATATTTCGACCGGGACATGGTGATCCAGGCGCTCCTCAATCTGGTGGTAAATGCCCTGGAGGCATCGTCCCGGGGCCAGATTGTTCGGCTGGAGGCCGGAACGGAAGGTGACAGGCTTGTTTTCAGCGTTACGGATGAAGGCCCCGGAATCTCCGGGGAAGATGCCGAGAAAGTTTTCGCCCTCTTTTACACCACCAGGGAGCAAGGGACCGGCCTGGGCCTTTCCCTTGTCCGGAAGACGGCTGAACTCCACGGGGGCCAGGCCGGCATTACGAGCACGGAATCCGGACAAACCGTTGCCCGCCTGGAGCTGCCATGGACGGAAGAAGAGGAAAGGATATGATGGCGCGGAGGATCTGCGTCGTCGATGACGATTCCGCCCATCGGCTGATGCTCAGCGAGGTCCTTGGGGAGGAGGGTTACGAGACTGTGGAGGCTCCTTCCGGAGAGGAGTGCCTGGAGCTGGTTTCCCGTCAATCGTGCGATCTTGTCCTCCTCGACCTGAAGATGCCCGGCATCGGGGGGATGGAGACCCTGATCCGGCTTAAGAGGTCCAACCCGCCCCTGCCGGTTCTCATCATGACGGCGTACGCCACTGTCCAGACGGCCATCGCGGCCCTCAAGGAAGGCGCCTACGACTATCTTATCAAGCCCCTGGATATTCATGCGCTCAAAGAATCGGTTAACGCCGGCATCGAACCCCAGAGCGATTTGGATCAGTTTCCGGACACTCCGCCCGAACTTGATGATATGGGAATCATCGCGGTCAGCGGTGTCATGCGCGACCTTCTCGCGGATGTTGCCAGGGTGGCTCCCACGGATGCCACCGTGCTCATCACCGGGGAAAGCGGGTCGGGTAAGGAAGTGCTGGCCGACGTGATCCACAGGTTGAGCCCCAGGTCCGCACGGGTAATGTTGCGGCTTAACTGTGCGGCCATCCCGGAGAACCTTCTGGAGAGTGAGCTCTTCGGCCATCGAAAGGGGGCCTTTACCGGCGCGGACAGCGATAAGGAGGGAAAGTTTGTTGCGGCCGAGGGCGGCACCTTTTTCCTGGATGAGATAGGGGAACTTCCACTTTCTGCACAGGCCAAACTGCTGAGGGTGCTTCAGGATGGCCGGGTAATGCCCGTGGGAGGAACGCTGGAAAAGGAGACGGATGTCCGTATTGTGGCGGCCACCAACCGGGAGATTGAGCAGGAAGTGGAAGAGGGACGCTTTCGGGAGGATCTGTACTACCGGCTTTCAGTTTTCCCCCTCGTGGTCCCACCCCTCAGAGAGAGGAAGATGGACATTCCCCCGTTGGCCGATCTTTTTCTCAATCGTTTTTCCAAACGGCATGGCAAGGCTCTGAGGGGGATTTCTTCCCGTGCACTGGGTCGATTGGTGTCTTACGACTGGCCTGGCAATATCCGTGAGTTGATGAACATCCTGGAGCGCGGTGTAATCCTTTCAAGGGGGGGATTTCTGGGTGAAGAAGACCTGCCACAATCCATCACCGGAGCGCTGGGAGACAGCGTTCCCCAACCTGCCGACGCGAGGCAGGGCATCTCGCTCAAGGAGATGGAGAGGATGCTTATTGAAAGGACCCTGGCCGAAAAAGCCGGCAACAGGACCCATGCTTCCAGGACGTTGGGAATCACCAGGAAAACGCTGCTCGCCAAGATAAAAGAATACGGGATCGAAGGCTAACCCGGGTCTTTTGGTTCTTCCGCGGCGGG is from bacterium BMS3Abin14 and encodes:
- the thrC gene encoding threonine synthase — translated: MGKTKLAATSGDSLPTYRGNVVYHCIGCGAHHSLDEFLYTCPSCGSLLKLEDLSFDTLKQTSGEDWQKTFDRRRMSNAPSLSGIFLFHELILPAIEPEDVIYLGEGHTALVQANNDLSRWVGAPFFVKNDGLNPSASFKDRGMASAISYLNYSIRKRSISQVLGICASTGDTSAAAALYLSYLPKGRVKSVVLLPRGKVTPQQLSQPLGSGATVIELPGVFDDCMRIVEELTEKYDVFLLNSKNPVRINGQKSYSYEVAQQLGWKTSELVIVVPIGNAGNITAIMEGFLDLHRLEIIPSLPIIIGVQSEHADPIYRWSMTGTYEPVPVSPSVAQAAMIGDPVSFPKVRQLVEEHFADRVFIVQVAEQEIMDSMLTANRHGHVVCTQGGESIAGLKKALDQGLINREHTFVVDSTSHQLKFAEFQRMYFEDTFGPEYQVNPGDDLKNAPVALDSSAAAVANYLRLKKR
- the zraS_8 gene encoding sensor protein ZraS, translating into MPGSWLPQATKTSPRWMSMFVLVLLITLAIIAFLSYRSIRIERGLLEETLFRQADGLARGLEASVRTGMMRSSWEEGALEALLAETAAEADILALMVVGPDGAILGAGGRPPRSALLKELLASPPQPGGPPQGHFLSEAGLYVYSKSFAEAGSGGMGRMMGRMMGRGYQSRPIPDNSWIMVIMDAGAPLSLRARQLRGSIMLALLLAAAASGILGWVFWSQRAKEVTAALSRTESYAQELVRRMPVGMIMTDGQGKVVMVNPASLSLLKKRDEKKLLGARISSIFPPEILPPERILRGKGPYITEGSLPVGKDNEMRISITATALTGEEESPSEMLILFQDVTEFHSLRDRLAHAERLAEVGKLASTVAHEIRNPLSSIRGFAQLLKDKVPEEYARYTEVMVDEVDRLNRVVSGLLSYARAETPHMERWPVAEVLEHVSALSESDSRSRDVSLRTGQIPEDLHGYFDRDMVIQALLNLVVNALEASSRGQIVRLEAGTEGDRLVFSVTDEGPGISGEDAEKVFALFYTTREQGTGLGLSLVRKTAELHGGQAGITSTESGQTVARLELPWTEEEERI
- the zraR_16 gene encoding transcriptional regulatory protein ZraR, producing the protein MDGRRGKDMMARRICVVDDDSAHRLMLSEVLGEEGYETVEAPSGEECLELVSRQSCDLVLLDLKMPGIGGMETLIRLKRSNPPLPVLIMTAYATVQTAIAALKEGAYDYLIKPLDIHALKESVNAGIEPQSDLDQFPDTPPELDDMGIIAVSGVMRDLLADVARVAPTDATVLITGESGSGKEVLADVIHRLSPRSARVMLRLNCAAIPENLLESELFGHRKGAFTGADSDKEGKFVAAEGGTFFLDEIGELPLSAQAKLLRVLQDGRVMPVGGTLEKETDVRIVAATNREIEQEVEEGRFREDLYYRLSVFPLVVPPLRERKMDIPPLADLFLNRFSKRHGKALRGISSRALGRLVSYDWPGNIRELMNILERGVILSRGGFLGEEDLPQSITGALGDSVPQPADARQGISLKEMERMLIERTLAEKAGNRTHASRTLGITRKTLLAKIKEYGIEG